Proteins encoded by one window of Pristiophorus japonicus isolate sPriJap1 chromosome 17, sPriJap1.hap1, whole genome shotgun sequence:
- the LOC139228214 gene encoding histone H3.3A-like: MARTKQTAGKSTGGKAPRKQLATKAACKSAPSTGGVKKPHRYRPGTVALREIRCYQKSTELLIRKLPFQRLVREIAQDFKTDLRFQSAAIGALQEASEAYLVGLFEDTNPCANHAKRVTIMPKDIQLARRNCGERA, from the coding sequence ATGGCTCGTACCAAGCAAACTGCCGGCAAATCTACCGGTGGCAAAGCGCCCCGGAAGCAGCTGGCGACTAAAGCTGCCTGTAAAAGCGCGCCATCCACCGGTGGCGTGAAGAAGCCTCATCGTTACCGCCCGGGTACCGTGGCCCTTCGAGAAATCAGATGCTACCAGAAGTCCACTGAGCTTCTGATCCGCAAGCTTCCCTTCCAGCGGCTCGTTCGTGAAATtgctcaggacttcaagaccgacctgcgcttccaaAGTGCTGCCATTGGTGCTTTGCAGGAAGCCAGTGAGGCCTATCTGGTGGGACTGTTTGAAGACACCAACCCGTGCGCTAACCACGCCAAGCGTGTGACGATCATGCCAAAGGATATACAGCTAGCTCGTCGCAACTGCGGGGAGCGTGCTTAA